A window of Papilio machaon chromosome 1, ilPapMach1.1, whole genome shotgun sequence contains these coding sequences:
- the LOC106712785 gene encoding chromobox protein homolog 1 translates to MGKKDKKGETTDPSSEEEYIVEKVLDKKIVKGKIQYLLKWKGYREDESTWEPVENLDCEELIKTFEESRKEKEKSKKTEERGKKRVRESSVETTASGRKGRGTSVSSVEDPKENKREKEQKSGFERGFKAEKIIGASDATGELMFLIKWIDSDEAELVPAKVANVKCPQQVIAFYEERLTWHTPAESD, encoded by the exons ATGGGCAAAAAGGACAAAAAAGGCGAAACAACCGATCCATCCAGCGAAGAAGAATACATCGTGGAAAAAGtgcttgataaaaaaatagtcaaaGGAAAG ATCCAATATCTATTGAAGTGGAAAGGCTACAGAGAGGACGAGAGTACTTGGGAGCCTGTTGAAAATCTTGACTGTGAAGAGTTGATCAAAACATTTGAAGAAAGTAGAAAGGAAAAAGAG aaatccAAAAAGACGGAAGAGCGTGGTAAGAAACGTGTGCGAGAGTCTAGCGTGGAGACAACTGCGTCGGGGCGCAAGGGCCGCGGCACCAGCGTCTCGTCCGTTGAGGACCCTAAAGAGAACAAGCGTGAGAAGGAGCAAAAGTCTGGCTTCGAAAGAGGTTTTAAAGCTGAGAAAATTATTG GAGCGTCAGATGCTACAGGTGAATTGATGTTCCTAATAAAATGGATCGACTCTGATGAAGCAGAACTGGTCCCCGCCAAGGTGGCCAACGTCAAATGTCCTCAACAA GTAATTGCATTCTATGAAGAAAGGTTGACATGGCACACGCCAGCCGAGTCCGATTGA